A genomic segment from Callithrix jacchus isolate 240 chromosome 8, calJac240_pri, whole genome shotgun sequence encodes:
- the ARHGEF40 gene encoding rho guanine nucleotide exchange factor 40 isoform X2: MEPEPVEDCVQGTLAALYPPFEATAPTLLGQVFQVVERTYREDALRYTLDFLVPAKHLLAKVQQEACAQYSGFLFFHEGWPLCLHEQVVVQLAALPWQLLRPGDFYLQVVPSAAQAPRLALKCLAPGGGRVQEIPVPSEACAYLFTPEWLQGINKDRPTGRLSTCLLSAPSGIQRLPWAELICPRFVHKEGLMVGHQPSTLPPELPSGPPGLPSPPLPEEALGTRSPGDGHNAPVEGPEGEYVELLEVTLPVRGSPTDAEGSPGLSRVRTVPTRKGAGGKGRHRRHRAWMHQKGLGPRDQDGARPPGEGSSTGASPGSPQGAEAVPEAVVLEVSEAPAEALGEASKSCPLRPGELRGGGGGGQGAEGPPGTPRRTGKGNRRKKRAAGRGALSRGGDSAPLSSGDKEEASHQEALGNVPSPSEHKLPECSLVKEEYEGAGKPESEPKEELKPADKEEPPSPEACGPTEEEAREREQQGPGLLCMAGHTDPEDLLSDLPTPPLETVQGGKGDSIPEEGLPVSISDDADVDWDLMASGFLILTGGVDQSGRALLTITPRCPPEEPPPSRDTLSTTLHYLHSLLRPDLQILGLSILLDLRQAPPLPPALLPVLSQLQDSGDPPLLQRLLILTHDDPPTELCGFQGAEVLSENDLKRVAKPEELQWELGGHRNPSPSHWVEVHQEVVRLCHLCQGVLNSVRQAIEELEGAAEPEGEEAVGMPKPLQKVLADPRLTALQRDGGAILMRLRSTHSSKLEGQGPATLYQEVDEAIHQLVRLSNLHVQQQEQRQCLRRLQQVLQWLSGPGEEQLASFTAPGDTLSALQETELRFRAFSTEVQERLAQAREALALEENATSQKVLDIFEQRLEQVESGLHRALRLQRFFQQAHEWVDEGFARLAGAGPGREAMLAALALRRAPEPSAGTFQEMRALALDLGSPAALREWGRCRARCQELERRIQQHLGEEASPQGYWRRRADSASSGGAQWGPHSPSPSLSSLLLPSSPGPQAAPSHCSLAPCGEDYEEEGPELAPKAEGRPPRAVLIRGLEVTSTEVVDRTCSPREHVLLGRAGGPDGPWGVGTPRMERKRSVSAQQRLVSELIACEQDYVATLSEPVPPPGPELTPELRGTWAATLSARERLRSFHRTHFLRELQGCATHPLRIGACFLRHGDQFSLYAQYVKHRHKLENGLAALSPSTKGSMEAGPYLPRALQQPLEQLARYGRLLEELLREAGPELSSERQALGAAVQLLREQEARGRDLLAVEAVRGCEIDLKEQGQLLHRDPFTIICGRKKCLRHVFLFEHLLLFSKLKGPEGGSEMFVYKQAFKTADMGLTENIGDSGLCFELWFRRRRAREAYTLQASSPEIKLKWTSSIAQLLWRQAAHNKELRVQQMVSMGIGNKPFLDIKALGERTLSALLTGRASPSAPETLDSSGDVSPGPRNSPSLQPSHPGSSTPTLASGGILGLSRQSHARALSDPTTPL, from the exons ATG GAGCCTGAACCAGTGGAGGACTGTGTGCAGGGCACTCTCGCTGCCCTGTATCCACCCTTTGAGGCAACAGCCCCCACCCTGTTGGGCCAGGTGTTCCAGGTGGTGGAGAGGACTTATCGGGAAGATGCACTGAGGTACACGCTGGACTTCCTGGTACCAGCCAAGCACCTGCTTGCCAAAGTTCAGCAGGAAGCCTGT GCCCAATACAGTGGATTCCTCTTCTTCCATGAGGGGTGGCCGCTCTGCCTGCATGAACAGGTAGTGGTGCAGCTAGCAGCCCTACCCTGGCAGCTGCTGCGCCCAGGAGACTTCTATCTGCAAGTGGTACCCTCAGCCGCCCAAGCACCACGACTAGCACTCAAGTGTCTGGCCCCTGGGGGTGGACGGGTGCAGGAAATTCCTGTGCCCAGTGAGGCCTGTGCCTACCTATTCACACCTGAGTGGCTACAAGGCATCAACAAGGACCGGCCAACGGGTCGCCTCAGTACCTGCCTACTGTCTGCACCCTCTGGGATTCAGCGGCTGCCCTGGGCTGAGCTCATCTGCCCACGATTTGTGCACAAAGAGGGCCTCATGGTTGGACATCAGCCAAGTACACTGCCCCCAGAACTGCCCTCTGGACCTCCAGGGCTTCCCAGCCCTCCACTTCCTGAGGAGGCGCTGGGCACCCGGAGCCCTGGGGATGGGCACAATGCCCCTGTGGAAGGACCTGAGGGTGAGTACGTGGAGCTGTTGGAGGTGACGCTGCCCGTGAGGGGGAGCCCAACAGATGCTGAAGGCTCCCCAGGCCTCTCTAGAGTCCGGACAGTACCCACTCGCAAGGGTGCTGGAGGGAAAGGCCGCCACCGGAGACACCGGGCATGGATGCACCAGAAGGGCCTGGGACCTCGGGACCAGGATGGAGCACGCCCACCTGGTGAGGGGAGCAGCACCGGAGCCTCCCCTGGGTCTCCCCAAGGAGCTGAGGCTGTCCCAGAGGCAGTAGTCTTGGAGGTGTCTGAGGCCCCAGCAGAGGCCTTGGGAGAAGCTTCTAAATCTTGCCCCCTGAGGCCAGGGGAGcttagaggaggaggaggaggaggccaagGGGCTGAAGGACCGCCTGGGACCCCTCGGAGAACAGgcaaaggaaacagaagaaagaagcgTGCTGCAGGCAGAGGGGCTCTAAGCCGAGGAGGGGACAGTGCCCCACTGAGCTCTGGGGACAAGGAAGAGGCCAGCCACCAAGAAGCTCTTGGCAATGTACCCTCACCAAGTGAGCACAAGCTTCCAGAATGCAGCCTGGTTAAGGAGGAATATGAAGGTGCAGGGAAGCCAGAATCTGAGCCAAAAGAGGAGCTCAAACCAGCGGATAAAGAAGAGCCTCCATCTCCAGAAGCCTGTGGGCCAACAGAAGAGGaggccagagagagagagcagcaggGGCCAGGTCTGCTGTGTATGGCAG GACACACAGACCCCGAAGATCTCCTGTCTGACCTTCCAACACCTCCACTGGAGACTGTGCAGGGAGGAAAAGGGGACAGCATTCCAGAAGAGGGCCTTCCAGTTTCCATCTCTGATGATGCTGATGTAGATTGGGACTTGATGGCATCTGGATTCCTCATCCTGACTG GAGGGGTGGACCAGAGTGGGCGAGCTCTGCTGACCATTACCCCACGGTGCCCTCCTGAGGAGCCCCCACCCTCCCGAGACACGCTGAGCACTACTCTTCATTACCTCCACTCACTGCTCAG GCCTGATCTACAGATACTGGGGCTGTCCATCCTACTGGACCTTCGCCAGGCACCTCCACTGCCTCCAGCACTCCTTCCTGTCTTGAGCCAACTTCAG GACTCAGGAGATCCTCCCCTCCTTCAGCGACTGCTGATTCTCACTCATGATGACCCTCCAACTGAACTCTGTGGATTTCAG GGTGCTGAGGTGCTGTCAGAGAACGATCTGAAAAGAGTGGCCAAGCCAGAGGAGCTGCAGTGGGAATTAGGAGGTCACAGGAACCCCTCTCCCAGTCACTGGGTAGAGGTACATCAG GAAGTGGTAAGGCTATGCCACCTGTGCCAAGGTGTGCTGAACTCAGTACGGCAGGCCATTGAGGAGCTGGAGGGAGCAGCAGAGCCAGAGGGAGAG GAGGCAGTGGGAATGCCCAAGCCCCTGCAGAAGGTGCTGGCAGATCCCCGGCTGACGGCACTGCAGAGGGATGGGGGGGCCATCCTGATGAGGCTGCGCTCCACTCACAGCAGCAA gctggagggccaaGGCCCAGCCACGCTGTATCAGGAAGTGGACGAGGCCATTCACCAGCTCGTACGCCTCTCCAACCTGCACGTGCAGCAGCAAGAGCAGCGGCAATGCCTGCGGCGACTCCAGCAG GTATTGCAGTGGCTCTCGGGCCCAGGGGAGGAGCAGCTGGCAAGTTTTACTGCGCCCGGGGATACCCTGTCTGCCCTGCAGGAGACAGAGCTTCGATTCCGGGCCTTCAGCACTGAGGTCCAG GAGCGCCTGGCCCAGGCACGGGAGGCCCTGGCTCTGGAGGAGAATGCCACCTCCCAGAAGGTGCTGGATATCTTTGAACAGAGGCTGGAACAGGTTGAGAGTGGCCTCCACCGGGCCTTGAGGCTACAGCGCTTCTTCCAGCAG GCACACGAATGGGTGGATGAGGGTTTTGCTCGGCTGGCAGGAGCTGGCCCGGGTCGGGAGGCCATGCTGGCTGCACTGGCCCTGAGGCGGGCCCCAGAGCCCAGTGCTGGCACCTTCCAGGAGATGCGGGCCCTGGCCCTGGACCTGGGCAGCCCAGCAGCCCTTCGAGAGTGGGGCCGCTGCCGGGCACGCTGCCAAGAGCTGGAGAGGAGGATTCAGCAACACCTGGGAGAGGAGGCAAGCCCACAGGGGTATTGGCGACGGCGAGCAGACAGTGCCAGCAGCGGAGGGGCCCAGTGGGgcccccacagcccctcacccAGCCTCAGCTCCTTGCTGCTCCCCAGCAGCCCTGGGCCACAGGCAGCCCCATCCCATTGCTCCCTGGCCCCATGTGGAGAGGACTATGAGGAGGAGGGCCCTGAGCTGGCTCCCAAAGCAGAGGGCAGGCCCCCACGGGCTGTGCTGATCCGAGGCCTGGAGGTCACCAGCACTGAGGTGGTAGACAGGACGTGCTCACCTCGGGAACATGTGCTGTTGGGCCGGGCCGGGGGGCCAGACGGACCCTGGGGAGTAGGCACCCCCCGGATGGAGCGCAAGCGAAGCGTCAG TGCCCAGCAGCGTCTGGTGTCTGAGCTGATTGCCTGTGAACAAGATTACGTGGCCACCTTAAGTGAGCCGGTACCACCCCCTGGGCCTGAGCTGACTCCTGAACTTCGAGGCACCTGGGCTGCCACCCTGAGTGCCCGGGAAAGGCTCCGCAGCTTCCACCGGACACACTTTCTGCGGGAGCTTCAGGGCTGCGCCACCCACCCCCTGCGCATTGGGGCCTGCTTCCTTCGCCAC GGGGACCAGTTCAGCCTTTACGCCCAGTACGTGAAGCACCGGCACAAACTGGAGAATGGTCTGGCTGCGCTCAGCCCCTCCACCAAG GGATCCATGGAAGCTGGCCCTTACCTTCCCCGAGCCCTGCAGCAGCCCCTGGAACAGCTGGCTCGGTATGGGCGGCTCCTGGAGGAGCTCCTGAGAGAAGCTGGGCCTGAGCTGAGTTCTGAGCGCCAGGCCCTTGGGGCTGCTGTGCAGCTGCTCCGGGAACAAGAGGCCCGTGGCAGAGACCTGCTGGCCGTGGAGGCAGTGCGTGGCTGTGAG aTAGATCTGAAGGAGCAGGGACAGCTCTTGCATCGAGACCCCTTCACTATCATCTGTGGCCGAAAGAAGTGCCTTCGCCATGTCTTTCTCTTTGAGCATCTCCTCCTGTTCAGCAAGCTCAAGGGCCCTGAAGGGGGGTCAGAGATGTTTGTTTACAAGCAGGCCTTTAAG ACTGCTGACATGGGACTGACAGAAAACATCGGGGACAGCGGACTCTGCTTTGAGTTGTGGTTTCGGCGGCGGCGTGCACGAGAGGCATACACTCTGCAGGCATCCTCACCGGAGATCAAACTCAAGTGGACAAGTTCTATTGCCCAGCTGCTGTGGAGACAGGCAGCCCACAACAAGG AGCTCCGAGTGCAGCAGATGGTCTCCATGGGCATTGGGAATAAACCCTTCCTGGACATCAAAGCTCTTGGGGAGCGGACGCTGAGTGCCCTGCTCACTGGAAGAG
- the ARHGEF40 gene encoding rho guanine nucleotide exchange factor 40 isoform X1, translating into MEPEPVEDCVQGTLAALYPPFEATAPTLLGQVFQVVERTYREDALRYTLDFLVPAKHLLAKVQQEACAQYSGFLFFHEGWPLCLHEQVVVQLAALPWQLLRPGDFYLQVVPSAAQAPRLALKCLAPGGGRVQEIPVPSEACAYLFTPEWLQGINKDRPTGRLSTCLLSAPSGIQRLPWAELICPRFVHKEGLMVGHQPSTLPPELPSGPPGLPSPPLPEEALGTRSPGDGHNAPVEGPEGEYVELLEVTLPVRGSPTDAEGSPGLSRVRTVPTRKGAGGKGRHRRHRAWMHQKGLGPRDQDGARPPGEGSSTGASPGSPQGAEAVPEAVVLEVSEAPAEALGEASKSCPLRPGELRGGGGGGQGAEGPPGTPRRTGKGNRRKKRAAGRGALSRGGDSAPLSSGDKEEASHQEALGNVPSPSEHKLPECSLVKEEYEGAGKPESEPKEELKPADKEEPPSPEACGPTEEEAREREQQGPGLLCMAGHTDPEDLLSDLPTPPLETVQGGKGDSIPEEGLPVSISDDADVDWDLMASGFLILTGGVDQSGRALLTITPRCPPEEPPPSRDTLSTTLHYLHSLLRPDLQILGLSILLDLRQAPPLPPALLPVLSQLQDSGDPPLLQRLLILTHDDPPTELCGFQGAEVLSENDLKRVAKPEELQWELGGHRNPSPSHWVEVHQEVVRLCHLCQGVLNSVRQAIEELEGAAEPEGEEAVGMPKPLQKVLADPRLTALQRDGGAILMRLRSTHSSKLEGQGPATLYQEVDEAIHQLVRLSNLHVQQQEQRQCLRRLQQVLQWLSGPGEEQLASFTAPGDTLSALQETELRFRAFSTEVQERLAQAREALALEENATSQKVLDIFEQRLEQVESGLHRALRLQRFFQQAHEWVDEGFARLAGAGPGREAMLAALALRRAPEPSAGTFQEMRALALDLGSPAALREWGRCRARCQELERRIQQHLGEEASPQGYWRRRADSASSGGAQWGPHSPSPSLSSLLLPSSPGPQAAPSHCSLAPCGEDYEEEGPELAPKAEGRPPRAVLIRGLEVTSTEVVDRTCSPREHVLLGRAGGPDGPWGVGTPRMERKRSVSAQQRLVSELIACEQDYVATLSEPVPPPGPELTPELRGTWAATLSARERLRSFHRTHFLRELQGCATHPLRIGACFLRHGDQFSLYAQYVKHRHKLENGLAALSPSTKGSMEAGPYLPRALQQPLEQLARYGRLLEELLREAGPELSSERQALGAAVQLLREQEARGRDLLAVEAVRGCEIDLKEQGQLLHRDPFTIICGRKKCLRHVFLFEHLLLFSKLKGPEGGSEMFVYKQAFKTADMGLTENIGDSGLCFELWFRRRRAREAYTLQASSPEIKLKWTSSIAQLLWRQAAHNKELRVQQMVSMGIGNKPFLDIKALGERTLSALLTGRAARTRASVAVSSFEHAGPSLPGLSPGACSLPARVEEEAWDLDVKQISLAPETLDSSGDVSPGPRNSPSLQPSHPGSSTPTLASGGILGLSRQSHARALSDPTTPL; encoded by the exons ATG GAGCCTGAACCAGTGGAGGACTGTGTGCAGGGCACTCTCGCTGCCCTGTATCCACCCTTTGAGGCAACAGCCCCCACCCTGTTGGGCCAGGTGTTCCAGGTGGTGGAGAGGACTTATCGGGAAGATGCACTGAGGTACACGCTGGACTTCCTGGTACCAGCCAAGCACCTGCTTGCCAAAGTTCAGCAGGAAGCCTGT GCCCAATACAGTGGATTCCTCTTCTTCCATGAGGGGTGGCCGCTCTGCCTGCATGAACAGGTAGTGGTGCAGCTAGCAGCCCTACCCTGGCAGCTGCTGCGCCCAGGAGACTTCTATCTGCAAGTGGTACCCTCAGCCGCCCAAGCACCACGACTAGCACTCAAGTGTCTGGCCCCTGGGGGTGGACGGGTGCAGGAAATTCCTGTGCCCAGTGAGGCCTGTGCCTACCTATTCACACCTGAGTGGCTACAAGGCATCAACAAGGACCGGCCAACGGGTCGCCTCAGTACCTGCCTACTGTCTGCACCCTCTGGGATTCAGCGGCTGCCCTGGGCTGAGCTCATCTGCCCACGATTTGTGCACAAAGAGGGCCTCATGGTTGGACATCAGCCAAGTACACTGCCCCCAGAACTGCCCTCTGGACCTCCAGGGCTTCCCAGCCCTCCACTTCCTGAGGAGGCGCTGGGCACCCGGAGCCCTGGGGATGGGCACAATGCCCCTGTGGAAGGACCTGAGGGTGAGTACGTGGAGCTGTTGGAGGTGACGCTGCCCGTGAGGGGGAGCCCAACAGATGCTGAAGGCTCCCCAGGCCTCTCTAGAGTCCGGACAGTACCCACTCGCAAGGGTGCTGGAGGGAAAGGCCGCCACCGGAGACACCGGGCATGGATGCACCAGAAGGGCCTGGGACCTCGGGACCAGGATGGAGCACGCCCACCTGGTGAGGGGAGCAGCACCGGAGCCTCCCCTGGGTCTCCCCAAGGAGCTGAGGCTGTCCCAGAGGCAGTAGTCTTGGAGGTGTCTGAGGCCCCAGCAGAGGCCTTGGGAGAAGCTTCTAAATCTTGCCCCCTGAGGCCAGGGGAGcttagaggaggaggaggaggaggccaagGGGCTGAAGGACCGCCTGGGACCCCTCGGAGAACAGgcaaaggaaacagaagaaagaagcgTGCTGCAGGCAGAGGGGCTCTAAGCCGAGGAGGGGACAGTGCCCCACTGAGCTCTGGGGACAAGGAAGAGGCCAGCCACCAAGAAGCTCTTGGCAATGTACCCTCACCAAGTGAGCACAAGCTTCCAGAATGCAGCCTGGTTAAGGAGGAATATGAAGGTGCAGGGAAGCCAGAATCTGAGCCAAAAGAGGAGCTCAAACCAGCGGATAAAGAAGAGCCTCCATCTCCAGAAGCCTGTGGGCCAACAGAAGAGGaggccagagagagagagcagcaggGGCCAGGTCTGCTGTGTATGGCAG GACACACAGACCCCGAAGATCTCCTGTCTGACCTTCCAACACCTCCACTGGAGACTGTGCAGGGAGGAAAAGGGGACAGCATTCCAGAAGAGGGCCTTCCAGTTTCCATCTCTGATGATGCTGATGTAGATTGGGACTTGATGGCATCTGGATTCCTCATCCTGACTG GAGGGGTGGACCAGAGTGGGCGAGCTCTGCTGACCATTACCCCACGGTGCCCTCCTGAGGAGCCCCCACCCTCCCGAGACACGCTGAGCACTACTCTTCATTACCTCCACTCACTGCTCAG GCCTGATCTACAGATACTGGGGCTGTCCATCCTACTGGACCTTCGCCAGGCACCTCCACTGCCTCCAGCACTCCTTCCTGTCTTGAGCCAACTTCAG GACTCAGGAGATCCTCCCCTCCTTCAGCGACTGCTGATTCTCACTCATGATGACCCTCCAACTGAACTCTGTGGATTTCAG GGTGCTGAGGTGCTGTCAGAGAACGATCTGAAAAGAGTGGCCAAGCCAGAGGAGCTGCAGTGGGAATTAGGAGGTCACAGGAACCCCTCTCCCAGTCACTGGGTAGAGGTACATCAG GAAGTGGTAAGGCTATGCCACCTGTGCCAAGGTGTGCTGAACTCAGTACGGCAGGCCATTGAGGAGCTGGAGGGAGCAGCAGAGCCAGAGGGAGAG GAGGCAGTGGGAATGCCCAAGCCCCTGCAGAAGGTGCTGGCAGATCCCCGGCTGACGGCACTGCAGAGGGATGGGGGGGCCATCCTGATGAGGCTGCGCTCCACTCACAGCAGCAA gctggagggccaaGGCCCAGCCACGCTGTATCAGGAAGTGGACGAGGCCATTCACCAGCTCGTACGCCTCTCCAACCTGCACGTGCAGCAGCAAGAGCAGCGGCAATGCCTGCGGCGACTCCAGCAG GTATTGCAGTGGCTCTCGGGCCCAGGGGAGGAGCAGCTGGCAAGTTTTACTGCGCCCGGGGATACCCTGTCTGCCCTGCAGGAGACAGAGCTTCGATTCCGGGCCTTCAGCACTGAGGTCCAG GAGCGCCTGGCCCAGGCACGGGAGGCCCTGGCTCTGGAGGAGAATGCCACCTCCCAGAAGGTGCTGGATATCTTTGAACAGAGGCTGGAACAGGTTGAGAGTGGCCTCCACCGGGCCTTGAGGCTACAGCGCTTCTTCCAGCAG GCACACGAATGGGTGGATGAGGGTTTTGCTCGGCTGGCAGGAGCTGGCCCGGGTCGGGAGGCCATGCTGGCTGCACTGGCCCTGAGGCGGGCCCCAGAGCCCAGTGCTGGCACCTTCCAGGAGATGCGGGCCCTGGCCCTGGACCTGGGCAGCCCAGCAGCCCTTCGAGAGTGGGGCCGCTGCCGGGCACGCTGCCAAGAGCTGGAGAGGAGGATTCAGCAACACCTGGGAGAGGAGGCAAGCCCACAGGGGTATTGGCGACGGCGAGCAGACAGTGCCAGCAGCGGAGGGGCCCAGTGGGgcccccacagcccctcacccAGCCTCAGCTCCTTGCTGCTCCCCAGCAGCCCTGGGCCACAGGCAGCCCCATCCCATTGCTCCCTGGCCCCATGTGGAGAGGACTATGAGGAGGAGGGCCCTGAGCTGGCTCCCAAAGCAGAGGGCAGGCCCCCACGGGCTGTGCTGATCCGAGGCCTGGAGGTCACCAGCACTGAGGTGGTAGACAGGACGTGCTCACCTCGGGAACATGTGCTGTTGGGCCGGGCCGGGGGGCCAGACGGACCCTGGGGAGTAGGCACCCCCCGGATGGAGCGCAAGCGAAGCGTCAG TGCCCAGCAGCGTCTGGTGTCTGAGCTGATTGCCTGTGAACAAGATTACGTGGCCACCTTAAGTGAGCCGGTACCACCCCCTGGGCCTGAGCTGACTCCTGAACTTCGAGGCACCTGGGCTGCCACCCTGAGTGCCCGGGAAAGGCTCCGCAGCTTCCACCGGACACACTTTCTGCGGGAGCTTCAGGGCTGCGCCACCCACCCCCTGCGCATTGGGGCCTGCTTCCTTCGCCAC GGGGACCAGTTCAGCCTTTACGCCCAGTACGTGAAGCACCGGCACAAACTGGAGAATGGTCTGGCTGCGCTCAGCCCCTCCACCAAG GGATCCATGGAAGCTGGCCCTTACCTTCCCCGAGCCCTGCAGCAGCCCCTGGAACAGCTGGCTCGGTATGGGCGGCTCCTGGAGGAGCTCCTGAGAGAAGCTGGGCCTGAGCTGAGTTCTGAGCGCCAGGCCCTTGGGGCTGCTGTGCAGCTGCTCCGGGAACAAGAGGCCCGTGGCAGAGACCTGCTGGCCGTGGAGGCAGTGCGTGGCTGTGAG aTAGATCTGAAGGAGCAGGGACAGCTCTTGCATCGAGACCCCTTCACTATCATCTGTGGCCGAAAGAAGTGCCTTCGCCATGTCTTTCTCTTTGAGCATCTCCTCCTGTTCAGCAAGCTCAAGGGCCCTGAAGGGGGGTCAGAGATGTTTGTTTACAAGCAGGCCTTTAAG ACTGCTGACATGGGACTGACAGAAAACATCGGGGACAGCGGACTCTGCTTTGAGTTGTGGTTTCGGCGGCGGCGTGCACGAGAGGCATACACTCTGCAGGCATCCTCACCGGAGATCAAACTCAAGTGGACAAGTTCTATTGCCCAGCTGCTGTGGAGACAGGCAGCCCACAACAAGG AGCTCCGAGTGCAGCAGATGGTCTCCATGGGCATTGGGAATAAACCCTTCCTGGACATCAAAGCTCTTGGGGAGCGGACGCTGAGTGCCCTGCTCACTGGAAGAG CCGCCCGCACTCGGGCCTCCGTGGCCGTGTCATCCTTTGAGCATGCCGGCCCCTCCCTTCCCGGCCTTTCTCCGGGAGCCTGCTCCCTGCCTGCCCGCGTCGAGGAGGAGGCCTGGGATCTGGACGTCAAGCAAATTTCCCTGG